In Methanobacterium spitsbergense, a single genomic region encodes these proteins:
- a CDS encoding B12-binding domain-containing radical SAM protein, whose protein sequence is MNKKGKAILIGAEDEENLAIRYLAAILKFEGHEITVISCSGYNDFSRILSKVKSWDPDMVIVSMAFQSLAFMFFAIIQQIKEIKPEIHVTVGGHFPTFEYQKILENEYVDSLIRFEGEKPISMLMDCLMNGKDLSDIPNLLYKNYEDGKVVENHLKPEFPDLDVLPFPMRNKKPQFRLGEKFATLVTSRGCFYSKCLYCCIGAFHTPKKGTKYAIRTPENVAKEMAQLYHHQGVKLFQFHDDNFLLPSKKKSLKRVNLLKKALKDRGVGVDEIAIMIKTRPDSLHENMVNSLVEMGTVGIFLGVENASESGLKALARGSNLDEIYDSLELLDKYPISLTFNLLIFHPKANLVEINDNICFMNKNLDKAFDFGRAEIVAGSPLEKLVRRKGLLRGEWPQWDYTIEDQEVEKMFRINSLTFYRENSPYPDFSHHLIALSYRAQLLKRFYPGRMSRKLANETLDIITKSNAFTIEKLLKIYEITADIEIDGEINLLYNEMEKFYLSLNRKVDKLSDKMLRFQLVEQKFQNQGLVGYFQNSQTLSKIFRI, encoded by the coding sequence ATGAATAAAAAAGGAAAAGCTATTCTAATTGGTGCTGAAGACGAAGAAAACTTGGCAATAAGGTATTTAGCAGCGATTTTAAAGTTTGAAGGGCATGAAATCACAGTAATTTCCTGTTCAGGATATAATGACTTTTCCCGAATATTATCAAAGGTTAAAAGCTGGGATCCTGACATGGTAATAGTTTCTATGGCTTTCCAATCCTTGGCATTCATGTTCTTTGCAATTATCCAACAAATAAAAGAAATCAAACCCGAAATTCATGTAACTGTTGGAGGCCATTTTCCCACCTTCGAATACCAGAAAATATTAGAAAATGAATATGTAGACTCTTTAATCCGTTTTGAAGGTGAAAAACCAATATCCATGCTAATGGATTGTCTTATGAATGGAAAAGATTTATCAGATATTCCTAACTTGTTATATAAAAATTATGAAGATGGAAAGGTAGTAGAAAACCATTTAAAACCTGAATTTCCTGATCTAGATGTATTACCATTTCCTATGCGTAATAAAAAACCTCAATTTAGATTAGGTGAGAAGTTTGCAACCTTAGTCACCAGCCGGGGTTGTTTCTATTCTAAATGTCTTTATTGTTGTATTGGTGCATTTCACACCCCTAAGAAAGGAACTAAATACGCCATTAGAACTCCAGAAAATGTTGCAAAGGAAATGGCGCAATTGTATCACCATCAAGGAGTGAAATTATTTCAGTTCCATGATGATAACTTCCTCTTACCCTCAAAAAAAAAATCTTTAAAAAGGGTTAATTTATTAAAAAAAGCCCTTAAAGATAGAGGAGTGGGGGTTGACGAGATAGCTATCATGATAAAGACCCGTCCCGACTCATTGCATGAAAATATGGTAAATTCTCTTGTGGAAATGGGCACTGTTGGAATATTCCTCGGTGTTGAAAATGCAAGTGAAAGCGGGTTAAAGGCACTTGCAAGAGGTTCAAATCTTGATGAAATATATGATTCACTCGAATTACTGGATAAGTATCCTATTTCGTTGACATTTAATCTGCTTATCTTCCATCCTAAAGCCAACCTAGTTGAAATCAATGATAACATCTGCTTCATGAATAAAAATTTGGATAAAGCCTTTGATTTTGGAAGGGCTGAAATTGTTGCAGGTTCTCCCTTAGAAAAGCTTGTAAGGAGAAAGGGACTTTTAAGGGGTGAATGGCCTCAATGGGATTATACCATTGAAGATCAGGAGGTAGAGAAGATGTTTAGAATCAATTCTTTGACCTTTTATCGTGAAAATTCGCCCTACCCTGATTTTTCACATCATTTAATTGCACTCTCATATCGTGCCCAGTTGCTTAAACGATTTTATCCCGGTAGAATGTCCCGAAAATTAGCAAACGAAACATTGGATATTATCACAAAATCCAATGCATTTACAATTGAAAAACTGCTCAAAATATATGAGATTACAGCAGATATAGAAATTGATGGTGAAATTAACTTACTCTACAAT